The following coding sequences lie in one Delphinus delphis chromosome 9, mDelDel1.2, whole genome shotgun sequence genomic window:
- the RNF148 gene encoding RING finger protein 148, which translates to MSLLRITPSIRISVSSQLWRLGIFLLLSLPDSKGKAIWTAHLNITFQVGNQSISELGESGVFGNHSPLERVSGVVVLPEGWNQNACNPMTNFSRPERADSWLALIEGGGCTFTHKINVAAEKGANGVIIYNYPGTGNQVFPMSHQGTENIVAVMIGNLKGMELLHLIQKGVCVTIIIEVGRMHMPWLSHYVISLFTFAVATVAYLFLYCAWKPRVPNSSTRRRRQRKADVKKAVGQLQLQVLKEGDKELDPDENSCVVCFDIYKPQDVVRILACKHFFHKACVDPWLLAHRTCPMCKCHILKT; encoded by the coding sequence ATGAGCCTACTTAGAATTACTCCTTCAATTCGTATTTCTGTTTCATCTCAACTGTGGAGGCTTGGCATCTTTCTACTACTTAGCCTTCCTGACTCAAAAGGAAAAGCCATTTGGACAGCCCACCTGAATATAACGTTTCAGGTGGGCAATCAGAGTATATCAGAATTAGGAGAGAGTGGCGTGTTTGGGAATCATTCTCCTCTGGAAAGGGTGTCTGGTGTGGTGGTACTTCCCGAAGGATGGAATCAGAACGCTTGTAATCCTATGACCAATTTCAGCAGGCCTGAGCGAGCAGACTCTTGGCTGGCCCTCATTGAAGGAGGAGGCTGTACTTTCACACACAAAATCAACGTGGCAGCAGAGAAGGGGGCAAATGGGGTGATCATCTATAACTATCCAGGTACGGGCAACCAAGTATTTCCCATGTCTCACCAGGGAACGGAAAATATAGTCGCAGTGATGATAGGCAACCTGAAAGGCATGGAACTTTTGCACTTGATTCAGAAAGGAGTCTGTGTGACGATCATCATTGAAGTGGGGAGAATGCACATGCCCTGGCTGAGCCATTATGTCATATCTCTGTTTACCTTTGCGGTTGCCACAGTGGCCTACCTGTTCCTGTACTGTGCCTGGAAACCTCGAGTGCCCAATTCTTCCACCAGGAGGCgaagacagagaaaggcagatgTGAAGAAAGCTGTTGGACAGCTTCAACTGCAGGTGCTCAAAGAAGGGGATAAGGAACTAGATCCAGATGAAAACAGTTGTGTTGTTTGCTTTGACATATACAAGCCTCAAGATGTAGTACGTATTTTAGcttgcaaacattttttccatAAGGCATGCGTCGACCCCTGGCTTTTAGCCCATAGGACATGCCCCATGTGCAAGTGTCACATTCTGAAAACTTAA